A window of Kocuria sp. TGY1127_2 genomic DNA:
CCTCGCCGCCTAGTGCGGACACCTTGTCCTGATACAGGTTCGCCGCGCTGAAGCGTTGTACGAGCGGGGCCACGACGATAGCAATCAACATGACCGCGACCTGGGAACCGATGGTTCGAAAGGTCGCGAGCTTTGCACGCTCGACGGGCGCCTGGGTCATCGCCGAGGCGAGCGAGCCGTACGGGATGTTGACCATGGAATAGAACATCATCATGATTCCGTAGGACAGATATGCCCAGAACAGCTTCATCGTGAGGCTGTCCGCTTCCGGAAGCGAGAAGACCCATACCGAGGTCAGCATGAGCGGTAGGCAGGACCAGAGGATCCATGGACGGAATTTGCCCCACCGGCTGACCGTTTTGTCCACCCAGCGCCCGACGACGATGTCCCCGATCCCGTCCCAGATGCGGACAATCAGGAAGATCGGGGCAGCATAAGCGGCCGGTATACCGACGACGTCCGTGTAGTAGAGCAGCAGGAACGTGCTGACCATGTTGAACGCGAGATTGTTGCCCGCGTCGCCGGCCGCATAACCCAGGAAGGACCGCAGCGGGAGTTTTTGGGTTGCGCCTTTCGAGGGGGCCGTAGCGGTCGACGCTTCGGTCTCGGAAACGGATGGGTGTGACATCGTTGTCATCCTTCGCTGTCAAAAAAGTGTCGCAAGCCACAAGTGGCCGTTGCTTTCCTACATCCTGGGGCCGGCCGCTCCTGCGAACTAGTGGTTGCCATTTGTTGTCGTCGCCGCTTCCCACGTCAGATCTGTGATCCAGGCAACAAATGGCAACCGATTGTCGCGCGTTCCCGGTTAGGCCAGGCTGGAGACCGGAAGACGTCACTCAATGAGGAGAAGTACATGTGGACTCTGTCTGGATTTGTCGACGAAATCTCGCCGGATTTCGAAACCCAGTGCGCCCATGCGCGCTCCTTGGGGCTCGAATACATCGAGTTCCGCAGCGCATGGGATACCAATGTTCTGGACCTTGACGACCAGCAGCTCGAGCAAGCGGTGGAAATCCTCGATCGACACGGCCTCAAGGTCTCGAGCATCGGCTCACCGATCGGCAAGATCGGAATCCACGACCCCATCGACCCCCATCTCGAGCGTGCTCGGCAAGCGGTCGACGTCGCTCACGTCTTTGGCGCGCCGTTCGTGCGCATCTTCTCCTTCTTCATGCCCGACGGCGAGGATCCGGACGGCCATCGGGACAAGGTCGTCGAACGCATGCGGGCACTCGCCGACGTCGCCGAGGAAGGCGGCGTGACCTTCTTGCACGAAAACGAGAAGAAGATCTACGGCGACATCCCGCGTCGGTGCGCGGACATCCTTGAGAGCGTCGGCTCACCGCGGCTCCGGGCGGCGTGGGACTCCGCGAACTTCGTACAGTGCGGTCTGCGCCCCTACTCCGAGGGTTATGCCCAGATCCGCCCGTATCTTGAGTATGTGCAAGTCAAGGACGCGCACCTGTCCGACGGCGAAGTGGTCGTGACCGGCGAGGGCGACGGCGAGCTGCGCGAGACCCTGGATGCCCTGGTCGCGGACGGATTCGACGGGTTCTTCTCACTCGAACCGCATCTGTCCACAACGCACGAGCTCGGAGGCTTCTCCGGACCCGAACTGTTCACCGAGGCACACACGGCTTTCACGAACCTGCTCAAGGAGAAGGGGATCCGGTACCAGTGACTCTTCGTGCCTTGATTGTCGGCTACGGTTCCGTGAGCGCTGTGCACGCCGAGGCGCTCACATCCATGCCCAACGCCCGCATCGTGGGCGTGTGCGACGTGAACCCGGAGCGGAGGACGGCAGCCGAACTCGAACTCGGGGTGCCCACCGCCCAATCCGTCGGTGACGCACTCCAAAGTTTCACCCCCGACGTCGTACACGTCACGACACCCCATGGTCAGCACGAGCCCGTGATTCTCGAGGCATTGCGAGCCGGGTGCGACGTGCTGACCGAGAAACCGCTCAGTTCCGATTTGGCTAGTGCGGAGAGGATTGCTGAGGCCGCCAGGACCCCGGGCCTCGGCCGTGCCGGACGTCGGCCGCGCGTCGGCGTGTGCTTCCAGAATCGTTACAACCTCTCGGCACGGGCTATGAAAGAGGTCGTGGAGGTCGGCGAATTCGGCGCGATCAAAGGAGCCGTGGCGACCGTCGCATGGCACCGTCCGCCCGAGTACTACACCGACAAACCGTGGCGCGGCACATGGTCCGGAAGCGGTGGCGGGCTGCTGATCAACCAAGCAATCCATACGGTGGATTTGCTCCAGTGGATTATGGGTCCCGTGGTCGACGTACGCGGGCGAGTCGGCACCGATGCCTTGAACGAAATCATTGAGGTCGAGGACACGGCAGCCTTGACCCTGACTCATGAGTCCGGCGTGCGGAGCGTCCTCATGGCAACCAATGCAGCCCCAGCGAATCTCCCCGTGACCATGGACGTCGTCATGGAGCGAGGACAGATGCGGTCCGGAACCGAACTATTGATTACGGGGGAAGGCACGCCGGACAAAGTGGTCAAGGAGCGCCTTCCATCGGACCGGTCCAAGGCATATTGGGGATCCTCCCACGTCGAACTCATCAGGGATTTCTACGAGGGTTTCGAGGCCGGCGAGAAATTCTGGATCGACCCGGACGAAGCGATGAATTCATTGCGCATCGTGAAGGCCGCCTACGACGGCGCCGGCGGATTCCCCGAGAGGGCCGGACGGGAATTGGACTCGACCAACCCTTATCTGGTGTGAAACCGTACGGCATCGCCGGCCTGGAATGTGCTGCCCAGAACCTTTCCGTACGCGGCGAACGCATCTGCATTAAGAGCGTGGTTCATCGGTTCTCCTGAACAAGTAATTTGGGGCAGTCACTCCAGTTTGTTCCCCGCGAGGTCCTCAGCCGACGGGCTCAGGCATCGGCTCCACGGCATATGCGAGTTCGATCGTGTTGCCGTTGGTCGGGTCCGTGAGGCGTACGCGCCACTTCGAGGCGAACTGGTCGACACCGGGGGCCATGGGGATCGTGCCTGAAATGAGGACAGTCCCGGAATGGGCATATCCCTTTTCCCGAAGCTGCTCGAGCCAATGCTCCGGAGGAAGGAGCTCAGCGAAGCTGCCGTCCTGAATCCGTGTCTCCTCGCCCGTGGAGTCGGCAACCCATGCCTCGATCCGGATGTCGTCGATGTGGTCCGCGACGTCGTCGAGGCGCCAAGCCTTCTTCGCAAGAACATCCGGCGAGGCGTTCTTGCTCCACGCCACGCCGTAAGTCTCAAGGTCGCGGTCGGTCTGGTCGCATGCGGCGGTGATGAGCACCCCCCCATCCGTCACAACAATGGCCCATTCGGCCTCACCGGAAGACTTTCCGCGCTGCACCGCGACGGTTTCCGTCTGCTGCGCGAGATACGGCGAGACCGGGTAGAGCGCAGGGATGGCCGCGGGGACGGGAACGCCCAGTTCGGCGAGTTCATCGATGTGTGCTTGTACGGAAGACTGATCGCGTCCGGCGTATCCCGCGTTGAACAGGCGAGTGACTTCGACGTCGGTGGTCGACCCATCGGGGAGTTCGAATCTGAGCATTGGTGGCCTACTTCCTTCTCGGGTAACCGCGACCGATCGGACCGGGTTGTCTCATTGTATACAACCAGTATAACGTTGACGCAATCATTGCGTGTGAAGCGTCACACGGCACCGACACGAAAGGCAGTCATGAGCACATCGACAATTGCCCGTCCACCTGTCACCAAGAAAGACCTCGTCAAGGCATTCGCCGCGAGTCTCAGTGGCACGACGCTCGAGTGGTATGACTTCGCGATCTATTCGGCGGCAGCCGCGATCGTACTTCCGGTACTCTTCTTTCCCACGGGCGATCCGATGGTCGGCGTTCTCCTCGCTTTCTCGACCTACGCTGTCGGGTACGTCTCCCGCCCGCTCGGCGGGATCGTCTTCGGGCGTCTCGGTGACAAGGTCGGCCGCAAGAAGGTCCTCGTGTGGACTCTGGTCCTGATCGGCGCCTCGACATTCCTCATCGGGCTGCTGCCTACGTACCAAAGCATCTCGTTCTTCGCCCCGCTCATCCTCGTGCTCCTGCGGTTTGCGCAGGGTGTGGGCGTCGGGGGCGAATGGGGTGGCGCT
This region includes:
- a CDS encoding DUF2848 domain-containing protein, translated to MLRFELPDGSTTDVEVTRLFNAGYAGRDQSSVQAHIDELAELGVPVPAAIPALYPVSPYLAQQTETVAVQRGKSSGEAEWAIVVTDGGVLITAACDQTDRDLETYGVAWSKNASPDVLAKKAWRLDDVADHIDDIRIEAWVADSTGEETRIQDGSFAELLPPEHWLEQLREKGYAHSGTVLISGTIPMAPGVDQFASKWRVRLTDPTNGNTIELAYAVEPMPEPVG
- a CDS encoding sugar phosphate isomerase/epimerase; the protein is MWTLSGFVDEISPDFETQCAHARSLGLEYIEFRSAWDTNVLDLDDQQLEQAVEILDRHGLKVSSIGSPIGKIGIHDPIDPHLERARQAVDVAHVFGAPFVRIFSFFMPDGEDPDGHRDKVVERMRALADVAEEGGVTFLHENEKKIYGDIPRRCADILESVGSPRLRAAWDSANFVQCGLRPYSEGYAQIRPYLEYVQVKDAHLSDGEVVVTGEGDGELRETLDALVADGFDGFFSLEPHLSTTHELGGFSGPELFTEAHTAFTNLLKEKGIRYQ
- a CDS encoding Gfo/Idh/MocA family protein, giving the protein MTLRALIVGYGSVSAVHAEALTSMPNARIVGVCDVNPERRTAAELELGVPTAQSVGDALQSFTPDVVHVTTPHGQHEPVILEALRAGCDVLTEKPLSSDLASAERIAEAARTPGLGRAGRRPRVGVCFQNRYNLSARAMKEVVEVGEFGAIKGAVATVAWHRPPEYYTDKPWRGTWSGSGGGLLINQAIHTVDLLQWIMGPVVDVRGRVGTDALNEIIEVEDTAALTLTHESGVRSVLMATNAAPANLPVTMDVVMERGQMRSGTELLITGEGTPDKVVKERLPSDRSKAYWGSSHVELIRDFYEGFEAGEKFWIDPDEAMNSLRIVKAAYDGAGGFPERAGRELDSTNPYLV